AATACAAAGATTACAATCAAGATTTAACATATCAATAGCTGAAGTAGGTGAAAATGACAAGTGGCAAAAAAGTATAATAGGGTTCAGTGCAGTTTCTAACTCTAGTAAGCAAATAGATTCTATAGCAAGTTCAGTTATAAATTTTATTGATAATGATGAAAGAATTGAAATTATTAATATAAATACCGATATTTACTAGGAGGTAAAAATGCAGGTAGATAAAATACTAGATATACTAGAAAATGATTACCCAGATGCAGAGTGTGAGCTGAATTATGAAACTGCATTTGAGCTTTTAATAGCGACAATACTATCGGCTCAATGTACAGATGTTAGAGTTAATAAGGTTACGAAAGAGTTATTTAAAAAGTATAATAAGAGTGAGGAGTTTGCTTTATTAAAAGAGGAGGAGTTACAAGAATTAATAAAAAGCTGTGGGCTATATAAAAGTAAGGCAAAAAAAATAATAGATTCATCAAAAATGATAGTGAATGAATATAGTGGTAATGTACCTAATAATTTAGAAAAACTTATTAAATTACCGGGTGTTGGTAGGAAGACAGCAAATGTTGTTTTGAGCAATGCATTTGATATTCCTGCTATGGCAGTTGATACACACGTATTGAGAGTAAGCAATAGAATTGGACTTGTTGACTGCAAGACCCCAGAAGCAACAGAAATCGAATTAATGAGGGTTATACCTAAATATAGATGGACAAAAGCTCATCATCTACTTATATTTCATGGAAGAAGGACATGCAAAGCCAGAAAACCAGATTGTAATAATTGTTCTATAAATAAATATTGTAGGTATTATAATGAAATTAATACTTAAAAGATAATTTGATGTATGGGAGGAAGTTTAATTGAAGAAGAATTTTATTTTAATTTGTGTATCTATTCTACTAGTATTATTAGCAGGTATTATTTTATGGAGTTATTCTATTAAAAATGATGATAAGATATATGAAAATGTATCTATAAATGAGATCTATGTAGGGGGATTATCAAAAGAAGAAGCTAATAGATTATTAAGTTCAACTTATAATAAAAAATCTATAAAGCTTATATATAATGATCAAGCCTTTGACTTGAATTTTGATAATATAGGATTAGATTTTAAAACTGAAGAAGCTATTGATACAGCATATGAAGTTGGAAGAAATAAAAACTTTATATATAATATAAAAACTATTATGGATCTTAAAAATAATCACCAAATAACTATCACGCTTAAAATGGAGTATGACGATCAAAAGCTGGATGATAACTTAAATCAAATAGCCAATCAGATAGACAAAGAACCACAAAATGCAAAAATAGATATAAAAAATAAGGCTATAAATATAACACCAGAGACTACCGGGTATATAATAGACAAAGAAAAGTTAAAAGATACTATACTTCACAATATACAAAATAATAACTATTCAGATATAATTATGCCTGGAAAAGAAATACATGCTCAAATAACTAAGGAATATTTATCTAAAATAAATACATTATTAGGAGAGTTTTCAACAAAATTTAATTCAGGAAATTATAACAGAAGTTACAATGTTAAGCTTGTAGCTGAAAAGGTTAATGGAATTTTATTAAATCCTGGAGAAGAGTTTTCATTTAATGACACTACAGGTAAACGAGGTCTATCACAAGGATTTAAGATGGCACCGGTTATAGTACAAGGACAATTACAAGAAGGGGTAGCTGGAGGAGTATGTTAGGTATCATCTACACTATATAATGCAGCCCTTTATTCTGGAATAACTATAACAGATAGAAGAAATCATACAATACCATCATCCTATGTATCTAAAGGAAGAGATGCAACTTTAGCATTTGGTAGTATAGATTTTAAATTTAAAAATTATTATCAGAATCCTATATATATAGAAAATGTAGTTGTTTCAAATAATATAATTTCAAGAATTTATGGAAATGCAAGTGACAAAAAAAATATAGGAATAACTACTGCTGTTACACAGAAAATACCAAGACAAGTTGAGGTTAAAAAAGACTCAAGCATGGCATTAGGTAAAGAAAGAATAGAGGACAAAGGACGAGATGGATATAAAGTTGATACATATAGAATCTACTATGAAAATGGGAAAGTAGTAAAAAAAGAGCTGATATCTAAGAGTTACTATCCTCCTAGAAAAAAAGTTGTATATAGAGGTACAAAAAAGCCAATTCAAACTCAAAAAACATCAGATGTGATAGAGGGGGATTCTATTCCAACTAATAATACAGATACACCAATAGATCAAAGTACAGATGTGAATACACCGATAGATCAAAGTACAAATGAGAGCCTAGATAATATGCTATTTGAATAAAAAATAGGACTTTATAATTAAAAATGCTTTGACGATATAGACTATAGGTTATAATAAAAAGGGCCTATAGTCTATTTTTAAAAGAGGTGAAATAAATTGGATAAAGAATTGTATGACAAAAAAGTAAAGTGCCCTATATGTAAGAATGAATTTACTACAAAAAAAGTAAAAACTTCTGCTCTTAGAATAGATAAAAGAGACACTGATTTGTATGTTCATTATAAGACTGTAAATCCATATTTATATGCGGTGTGGGTATGCACTAAATGTGGGTATGCAGCCATGGAGGGCAAATTTAATAGTATCAAAAAGTATCATCATAAGATAATAACAGAAAAAATAACTAGTCTTTGGAATCCCAAAGATTATGGAAAAGAAAGAAATGTAGATGATGCTATAAAAACGCATAAATTAGCTATATATGAAGGAAATATACTTAATTGGGAGAAATCTTATATAGGAGGATTAGCTCTTAGGTTATCATGGTTGTATAGATTAGAAGGAAAGAAAGAACTTGAAATTAAATTTCAAAAATATGCATTGACTATATTTACTGATTGTTTTTCAAAAGAAATCTTTCCTATGGCAGGAATGGATTCTGTATCTATGGCGTATTTAATAGGTGAATTGAACAGAAGCTTCCAAAACTATGAAGAGTCTATAAAATGGTTTCAAACAGCTTTAAAAGATCCTAATATAAAAAGAAAGAAACTTTTAGAAAATATGGTTAGAAATCAGTGGTATACTGCTATAGAGGAACATAAAAAACTTAAACAATCATATAGTGAAGATGAAAAATGCAATGAAGAATGTGATGATATTGAAGAAAACGAAAAAAAACAAAAGGAGGGAATTGAGATTGAGCCAAATAGTGATGGTAACAGGGGGAGCAAGGTCGGGAAAAAGCTCTTTTTCAGAGGAGCTTTGTAAAGGTAAATCAGAAAAAGTGGCTTATATAGCCACTTCTATAGCTTTTGATGATGGAATGAAGGATAGAATAAAAAAACATAAAAAGTCCAGACCTCAACATTGGGAGACGTATGAAGCATATAAGGATATATATAATATAATCGACGATATAAAAGAAAAACATGACACTGTCTTATTGGACTGTGTAACTCTGCTTGTAAATAATCTTATGTTTAATTTTGACGTTGATTGGGATAAAATATCCAGAGAAGAAATTGATAGTATAGAATACTATATAAATGAGCAAATCACTAAATTAATAGATTCAATAAGAAATACGGATTTATATTTTGTATTTGTGACAAATGAGTTAGGTATGGGAATAGTCCCAGAGAATAGATTATCTAGAATATACAGGGATATAGCTGGAAGGGTTAATCAAAAAATAGCTACATTAAGTGATGAAGTGTATTTGGTGGTAAGCTCTATACCAGTAAAGATTAAGGGGTAAGGATATGAATAGATTTTTAGGTATATTAACATTTTTGACTAGAATACCAGTGCATGCTAATATAGAATTTGATGAAAATTTTAATAAAGGTATGATATACTTTCCTACAGTTGGCTTAATATTAGGTATACTATATTTTTTTGTTACATATATTGCTACAAAGTTATTTGGTATTTATATAGGAAGCGTAATATTTGTACTTTGTGGAGTAGTATTAACTGGAGGACTTCATTTAGATGGTGTTGGAGATACATTTGATGGAATTTATAGTTATAGAGATAAAGAAAGAATACTAGAAATTATGAAAGATTCAAGACTTGGAACTAATGCACTTTTAGCTATATTATTTGTTATACTTTTAAAAATAGGATTTGTATATAAGATTATAAATTCAAATATATATTATTTAACAATATTGATGCCTATATATGGAAGGCTTTCTATAGCTTTTGCATCTTACAATAATAAAAGTCCTAGAAAAAATGGTATGGGAAATGTATTTATAGGTCAAATAAATAAAACTCAGATAGCTATATGTTGTGCTTTTACAGTGGTATATATAGTCTTGTTGAATGTAGTTTTTGGTTTGGATTTGAAACTAATGATTTATAATATAATATTTATGATTGTATTGTGGATTTTAATTAGGCTTTATACTAAATATATAACTAACATAATAGGTGGAATAACAGGAGATATATTAGGTTGTATTTGTGAACTTACAGAGGTAATATATCTGCTGTTTATTTGTTTGGGGGTATATATATGGTAAAATTTATATTCATAAGACATGGTTTAACGTTGGATAATGAGAGCATGAAGCTTTCTGGATTTATAGATAGTAAACTAAGTGATACAGGTAAAGATCAGGCAAAGAAAACTAGCATAAGATTGAAAGTTGAAAAAATAGATTTGATATATTCTAGTCCTTTAAGGAGAGCTGTAAATACTGCTAAAGAAATATCTCGAATAAAAAATGTAGAGATAAATATTTGTGAAGAGTTTAAGGAAATGAACTTTGGAGATTTTGAAGGACTAACATTTAATGAAATAGAGTCTAATCATAAAGAAGAATATGAAAGATTAAAAAGTGAATCTTTTGAATATAATTTTCCAAATGGGGAGAATATGATAGGGTTTCATGATAGGATATCTAAGAAAATTGATGATATAATCAAGGAACAAGATGGTAAAACTGTATTAATAGTATCTCATGCTGGTGTTATAAGGGCTTGTCTATCTCACCTTATAAGTAAAGATCATACATATCATTGGAACTTTAAAATAGATAATTGTAGTATGACTATAGTTGAGGTTGTTGATAATTTTTCTGTTATACACAGTTTAAACAATACTGAACATTTGAGGTGATAAAAATGAAATATAAATTAATAGTAACTGATATGGATGGAACTCTTTTAAGTAATCATAAAGAAATTACTAAAGAGAATAAGACGGCTTTAAAGAAAGCAAAGGAAATGGGAGTTAATGTAGCAATAGCTACTGGAAGAATATATACATCTGCTAGATATTATGCAAATTTATTAGGACTAGATGCTCCAATAATAGCTTGTAATGGAGCTATAATAAGAGAAGAAAAGACTAATAATACATTATATGAAAACACCATGAATGAAGATGCCTGTAAGATAGTAGCAAATATATGTGAAAAATTCGGCATATACTATCATTTTTATAATGATAGTGGATTTTACTGTAAAGAACTTAAATATTCATCTCTTCAATATTCTAAGTGGAATGAAACTCAAACAGAAGAAAATAGATTAAATATACAAATAATGGATGATCCTATTGAATTCATACAAAATACAGACAATATATTAAAGTTTGTAATAATTGATGATGATTTAGATAAATTAGATAAAGTAAAAAATGAACTTGATAAGATAGATAATATAGAAGTTAGTAAATCATGGCATAACAATATAGAGGTTATGAATAAAGGTGTGAGCAAGGGTCAAGCGGTAAAAAAATTAGCAGAGCACTTTGGAGTGAATCAAGATGAAATAATAACATTTGGAGATAATTTTAATGACTTGAGCATGATAGAATACGCTGGAATGGGAGTTGCCATGGGAAATTCTGAAGACAAGGTAAAGAAAAAAGCTAACTTTATAACTGATTCTAATGATCAAAATGGAGTTGCTAAAGCGTTAAATGAATTATTAAATATAGAATATTAAAGAAGGTTGTGGATATATTGCAAAAAGAAATGGTATCTATAAGTGGATGTGGAGAATATGATTACGATTTGGTAAAAAAATCAATAGAACAATCCTTTGAAAATTTAGGTGGAATAGACAAATATATAAATAAAAATGAAACAGTTTTATTAAAATTAAATCTTTTGATGAAAAAAAAACCAGAAGATGCAACTACTACACATCCTATATTTGCAAAGGCATTAGCACAGACAATTATAGATTTTGGAGCTAAAGTTATCATAGCAGATAGTCCGGGAGGCCCTTTTAATATAAATTTACTAAAAGGCGTATATAAGGCATGTGGAATAGAAGAAATAGCAAATGATACAGGAGCAGAACTAAATTATAATACAAATTCAATAGAAATTAAGAACGATAATGGACTAATACTAAAAAAAATAACTGCTATTGAAGTTTTGAATGAAGTAGATAAGGTTATATCAGTCTCAAAGTTGAAGACTCACGGGATGATGATGTTTACAGGTGCAGTTAAAAATATGTTTGGAGTAGTTGCAGGTCTTGAAAAAGCAGAATACCATGTTAGAATGCCAGAAAATGTTGATTTTTCAAATGCTTTAGTGGATATATGCATGGCATCTAAACCTATATTATCTTTTATGGATGGTATAGTTGGGATGCAAGGAGAGGGACCTAGTGCAGGTGAAGCAAGAGATATAGGTGTTGTTATAGCTTCTACCAGTCCATATCATTTAGATGTAGTAGCTACTAATATTATTGGATTAAAGTCTACTAAAGTACCTACTATCCAAAGGTGTGTAGAAAGAAATTTATGCTCTGGAACCTATGAAGATATAGAACTAAAAGGAGATAATATAGATAGCTTTATAATAGATGATTTTGTAATCCCTGAGATAAGAAGTTTAGACTTACTAGATGGAAAAGTACCGAAATTTTTAAGAGAAATACTGAATGGACTTTTACAGCCAAGACCTGTGTTTATACATGATAAATGTGTAGGATGTGGGGATTGTGCAAAAAACTGTCCGCCTAAGGTTATAGATATGGTAGATAAAAGACCTATAGTGAACTTAGATGGATGTATAAGATGTTTTTGTTGTCAGGAATTATGTCCTGTAGAGGCTGTTAATATAAATAGGCCTTTATTAATGAAAATATTAGCAAGGCTATAGAGTTGTTTTAAAGAAAAAATTAATATATAATTATATGGAAATTTATACGATTGAGAGTTCCAAGATTCTATGAATATAAGAACTTTACAGATTGTGGGTAGTCTCCACATTGAATATTTATGTGACTAAAAACTTATTTGGAGTAAAAACTCTATCTAAATTAAGTTTAGTTTTATAATATAGCAATATTAAGATTGAGAATAGGAGAATGTTTATGTCGATAAATATAGTTTTAGTAGAGCCTGAAATACCTCAAAATACAGGAAATATAATAAGAACATGTGCTGCAACCGGAGCAAAACTACATTTAGTAAGACCTCTTGGGTTTTCTATGGATAATAAATATTTGAAAAGAGCAGGACTAGATTATTGGGATCTAGCAGATGTGCAGTATTATGATAGCTTTGATGAGCTTAAAGAAAAGAATGAAAATGCTAAGTTTTTTTATTCTACAACGAAAACTAACCAAAATCATAGTGATGTAAATTATGAAAAAGGTTGCTTTATAGTATTCGGGAAAGAGACTAAGGGTCTTCCTGTAGACTTACTTAATGATAATAAAGAAACGTGTATAAGAGTACCAATGAGAGATATAGAAAGAGCTAGGTCATTAAACTTATCTAATTCTGTTGCTATAGTTGCTTATGAAGCTTTAAGACAAATTGGTTATCCAGACATGAGATAAGGGGGACAATATGGTAAAAATAGTTACAGATAGTGTATCTGATTTACCTAGAGATTACATTGAAAAATATGATATAAAAGTTATGAATCTGAATATTATATTTGGAGAAGATGTATACAAAGATAGAGTAGGAATAAGTGCTAATGAAGTATTTGAAAGAATTAAAAATAATAATGAGTTTCCTAAAACTAGTCAAGTAACTTCGTTTGAATTTATAGATATATTTGATGAGTTGACTAAGGATTCTGATGACGTATTAGCTATTTTAATGTCTTCTAAAATGAGTGGAACATATAATTCGGCTATTATTGCGAAAAATGAACTTAGTGACCGAAAAATCTAAGTTGTAGATTCTAAGGGAATAACATTAGGATATGGCCTAATAGTAATAGAAGCTGCTAAAATGGCTAAACAAGGAAAAATACTTGATGAGATAAAAAAAATACAGATCATGATAGATAACATGGAGTATTTAATAGTATTTGATACATTAGAATATGCATATAAGGGTGGAAGGATAAGTAAAAGTCAGTACATGATATCTAACTTTTTAAATACAAAGCTTATAGTTACAATGAAAGATGGAGAAATGGTAGTAAAAGATAAAGTTAGAGGAAGAAAGAAAGTTTTAAAGTGGTTAACTGATTATATAAAAAGCAACAACATAGATATTACTGGAAAGGTTATAGGTCTTAATCATGCAAATGACCTAGAGTATCTAGAAAAGCTGACATAATTAATGAATTCAATCCAAAGGAAATAATAATTTCTGATGTTGCTTGTACTGTAGCAGCGTATTCAGGTTTAAGCGCTATAGCTATTTATTTTGAAAAGGAGGCGTAGTATGGGTATAAAAATAGTAACAGATAGTTTATCAGATTTACCAAAAAAATTGGTAAAGGAATTTGACATTGAAGTGCTTCCTCTTACGGTTATATTTGAAGATAAAGAATATAGAGACGGTATAGATCTAACTAGTGAAGAATTTTACAGAAAGCTTAGAGAAGGCTCATCAATTCCTAAAACAAGTCAAGTCACACCTGCTAAATTTAAAGAAGCTTTTGATAAATATTTAAAAACGCATGAACATATAATTTATATATCGGGGTCTTCTAGAGCAACTGGGACATATCAATCATCTATTATAGCTAAAGATTTATTTGAAAATGATAATATACATATATTTGATAGTATGGCTTTGTCATTTGGATGTGGTATTATGGTTCTAAAAGCAGCTCAAATGGCTAAAGAAGGTAAAAATGTTCAAGAAATTCTATTAGAATTAGAAAATATGAAAAATAGAGTAGATCATATATTTACAGTTGACACATTGGAATACCTTCAAAAAGGAGGGCGAATTTCATCTACCAAGGCAGCTATAGGAACTATACTAAATATAAAGCCTATACTTACTGTTGAAGAAGGTCTTGTCTCTCAACTTGATCAAGTTAGAGGTAAGAAAAAAGTTATATCTAAGATGATAGAAATAGTTAAAAAAAGAAGCACTAATATACAAAGTCAGACTA
The window above is part of the Tepidibacter aestuarii genome. Proteins encoded here:
- a CDS encoding histidine phosphatase family protein, with product MVKFIFIRHGLTLDNESMKLSGFIDSKLSDTGKDQAKKTSIRLKVEKIDLIYSSPLRRAVNTAKEISRIKNVEINICEEFKEMNFGDFEGLTFNEIESNHKEEYERLKSESFEYNFPNGENMIGFHDRISKKIDDIIKEQDGKTVLIVSHAGVIRACLSHLISKDHTYHWNFKIDNCSMTIVEVVDNFSVIHSLNNTEHLR
- a CDS encoding DegV family protein, producing MGIKIVTDSLSDLPKKLVKEFDIEVLPLTVIFEDKEYRDGIDLTSEEFYRKLREGSSIPKTSQVTPAKFKEAFDKYLKTHEHIIYISGSSRATGTYQSSIIAKDLFENDNIHIFDSMALSFGCGIMVLKAAQMAKEGKNVQEILLELENMKNRVDHIFTVDTLEYLQKGGRISSTKAAIGTILNIKPILTVEEGLVSQLDQVRGKKKVISKMIEIVKKRSTNIQSQTIGISHADNEELLDEFKRVIKEELKPKDIIVSNIGSAIGTHAGPGTIAIFYMK
- a CDS encoding Cof-type HAD-IIB family hydrolase; this encodes MKYKLIVTDMDGTLLSNHKEITKENKTALKKAKEMGVNVAIATGRIYTSARYYANLLGLDAPIIACNGAIIREEKTNNTLYENTMNEDACKIVANICEKFGIYYHFYNDSGFYCKELKYSSLQYSKWNETQTEENRLNIQIMDDPIEFIQNTDNILKFVIIDDDLDKLDKVKNELDKIDNIEVSKSWHNNIEVMNKGVSKGQAVKKLAEHFGVNQDEIITFGDNFNDLSMIEYAGMGVAMGNSEDKVKKKANFITDSNDQNGVAKALNELLNIEY
- a CDS encoding DUF2225 domain-containing protein; its protein translation is MDKELYDKKVKCPICKNEFTTKKVKTSALRIDKRDTDLYVHYKTVNPYLYAVWVCTKCGYAAMEGKFNSIKKYHHKIITEKITSLWNPKDYGKERNVDDAIKTHKLAIYEGNILNWEKSYIGGLALRLSWLYRLEGKKELEIKFQKYALTIFTDCFSKEIFPMAGMDSVSMAYLIGELNRSFQNYEESIKWFQTALKDPNIKRKKLLENMVRNQWYTAIEEHKKLKQSYSEDEKCNEECDDIEENEKKQKEGIEIEPNSDGNRGSKVGKKLFFRGAL
- a CDS encoding DUF503 domain-containing protein: MEVINMVVGACEIECIIFECNSLKEKRHVIKSVIQRLQSRFNISIAEVGENDKWQKSIIGFSAVSNSSKQIDSIASSVINFIDNDERIEIININTDIY
- a CDS encoding DUF362 domain-containing protein — encoded protein: MDILQKEMVSISGCGEYDYDLVKKSIEQSFENLGGIDKYINKNETVLLKLNLLMKKKPEDATTTHPIFAKALAQTIIDFGAKVIIADSPGGPFNINLLKGVYKACGIEEIANDTGAELNYNTNSIEIKNDNGLILKKITAIEVLNEVDKVISVSKLKTHGMMMFTGAVKNMFGVVAGLEKAEYHVRMPENVDFSNALVDICMASKPILSFMDGIVGMQGEGPSAGEARDIGVVIASTSPYHLDVVATNIIGLKSTKVPTIQRCVERNLCSGTYEDIELKGDNIDSFIIDDFVIPEIRSLDLLDGKVPKFLREILNGLLQPRPVFIHDKCVGCGDCAKNCPPKVIDMVDKRPIVNLDGCIRCFCCQELCPVEAVNINRPLLMKILARL
- the cobU gene encoding bifunctional adenosylcobinamide kinase/adenosylcobinamide-phosphate guanylyltransferase; protein product: MVTGGARSGKSSFSEELCKGKSEKVAYIATSIAFDDGMKDRIKKHKKSRPQHWETYEAYKDIYNIIDDIKEKHDTVLLDCVTLLVNNLMFNFDVDWDKISREEIDSIEYYINEQITKLIDSIRNTDLYFVFVTNELGMGIVPENRLSRIYRDIAGRVNQKIATLSDEVYLVVSSIPVKIKG
- the trmL gene encoding tRNA (uridine(34)/cytosine(34)/5-carboxymethylaminomethyluridine(34)-2'-O)-methyltransferase TrmL: MSINIVLVEPEIPQNTGNIIRTCAATGAKLHLVRPLGFSMDNKYLKRAGLDYWDLADVQYYDSFDELKEKNENAKFFYSTTKTNQNHSDVNYEKGCFIVFGKETKGLPVDLLNDNKETCIRVPMRDIERARSLNLSNSVAIVAYEALRQIGYPDMR
- a CDS encoding G5 domain-containing protein yields the protein MTTAVTQKIPRQVEVKKDSSMALGKERIEDKGRDGYKVDTYRIYYENGKVVKKELISKSYYPPRKKVVYRGTKKPIQTQKTSDVIEGDSIPTNNTDTPIDQSTDVNTPIDQSTNESLDNMLFE
- the cobS gene encoding adenosylcobinamide-GDP ribazoletransferase, coding for MNRFLGILTFLTRIPVHANIEFDENFNKGMIYFPTVGLILGILYFFVTYIATKLFGIYIGSVIFVLCGVVLTGGLHLDGVGDTFDGIYSYRDKERILEIMKDSRLGTNALLAILFVILLKIGFVYKIINSNIYYLTILMPIYGRLSIAFASYNNKSPRKNGMGNVFIGQINKTQIAICCAFTVVYIVLLNVVFGLDLKLMIYNIIFMIVLWILIRLYTKYITNIIGGITGDILGCICELTEVIYLLFICLGVYIW
- the nth gene encoding endonuclease III, yielding MQVDKILDILENDYPDAECELNYETAFELLIATILSAQCTDVRVNKVTKELFKKYNKSEEFALLKEEELQELIKSCGLYKSKAKKIIDSSKMIVNEYSGNVPNNLEKLIKLPGVGRKTANVVLSNAFDIPAMAVDTHVLRVSNRIGLVDCKTPEATEIELMRVIPKYRWTKAHHLLIFHGRRTCKARKPDCNNCSINKYCRYYNEINT